TTCGGTGGGGGATGCTAGCGCAGACTCGCTAGCCCATTGTGATGGTTTCGGAAACCAGGGAAAACATGGGGCATGAggtttatactggttcaggctgAAGCCCTAGTCCAGTGTAGTGCTAATCGTAATATTGCGATAGAAGGTGTTATAGCTTATGTGCTTGTGTCCTGAGAAGAAAAGGGGTttgcccttttatagctcaagggctaGACCTTACAGGGGAGATTGATTTTCTacaagagagagagatttgctcctCTAGGTCTCGTAGTGGGCCATCCTCTGTAGAACCGTGCGTAGCCGTACTCCTGGTATGGTGTACCGTATTGTTCGTTCGTCATATGGACTCCTATAGCGAGTCCCATGCTGACATCTCCATGGTAGTGCGTGGTGGGTCCTGTGGGTCAGCCCCATGGTGCGGTCGTGAGTGGCGTGGCTTCGTTTCTCGCCACGGGCCTGCGTCACCCGCCGTCGTGCGTAGGCATACACCCGGTATGGCGTATCCGTCGCGTTCTTTTTGCGTATGGGGTCACTATAGAGACTCCAACGACGAGGTCCCTAAAACTTGGGGTTGACTAGCCTCATACGTCAGTGGGGACTTGTTTGAGGTGGTGCGCGATGATgtgctgtcggcgttttgacaaGGACCTTTCGATGTCGTACCCGAAGCCCAAACATGGCATGGTCACGTCTTGTCCTGCTGACGCGGTGCAACATCATTGGATCGTAGACTTGCTCAGCAGGGGACCTGGTCGTCTGCTCCGCCTCGCGAACTTGTTCGACGAGGGATTTGGTCGTCCGCACCGCCTCGCATATTTGCTCGGCGGGGGTCTTGGTCGTCTGctccgcctcgcggacttgcttggCGGGGATTTGGTCATCCCCTCCGCCTCGTATACTTTCTCGACGGGGAACTTGGTCGTCCGCTCGGCCTTGCGGAGTTGCTCGGCATGGGACTTGGTCGTAGGGGCGGAGCTAGAATTATGGTATAGGAGGGGTCGAGCAAATTTATCAAATACTATAAGGTAAAAAATATCATAGGATATATACACATGTATATAATAATTTGCGTATACCGATAAATTATTAAAAAAATACTTACACCAAATAATTGTAAATTAATTAACTCCAACAGAGATCAAAATAATTAGCCTCTACGATGATGATCGACCAAATTAAAGGCTTCGATTATATCATGAGAGTCATAGTTGTCAATTCTATAGCAATATAGATCGATGATCAAGTAGCTTTACATAAAATCATCTCCTATTTTATTTCATAGATGTGCATTGATAAGTTTTGTAGTTAAAAGGCTCTCTCAATGGTTGTAGTTGAGATTGGAAGGGTGACCGTTAATCTTAATAATCCGTAAACCATTTGATACATGGAACTATTACacaatttaacatgtttttttaCTAAATTGGCAAGTGATCGTTATATATTTGGCTCTAGATGGTTGTATAACAAGGTGAAACATCAAAATTGTCACGCACACAACAACTATTTGGTGACAACTTTGGACCGAGTGATATTTTATTCCGTTTTAGAAGTTAAAGTTTATATATTGTCTGTTACAGAGAAAGGGAGCTCGTTTCACTAACACTGCAGCAAGCTAGCCAGCAACCCGAGTAATAAAATGCCGCATCGTCATATCTGTGTGCGTTGTGTGGGCCGGTAGAGGAGGACGAGTAATaaatagggtgtttggtttgaggaatgagctagtcTATTATCTTCTCACTactcactatttttgtttggtttgtggaatggaatgagttgatccatcaccacctcattccttatagttagttagtactaatatgagaaaTAAGGTCATCCCACTAAATTTAAGGACTCATGATGCATCACCTCAATTTGGATATAGTGCTTAAACCAAACACTCCCTTTGCTTGGCGCAGCGAAGTAGCGAGAGAGCGATGTGACCATGAAGGTTGGCGATGAGACGTGTACGTACGTGGGCATGGTGACAGAGATCGAGCTCAATGTTTGGTGCCACGTACGTACGTTCGTGCTGCTAGCTAGCCTAGTAGCCTGTGCACCGATCTGTACCCGGCCGACCCTTCCGTCGAAATGATAACGACGCCTCTTGATGAATCTGAATGATACACAGTTCTCAGTCGTCGTCGACGGCAATCATCTGTTGGACTAGTCGACAACAATGGCCCTTCGGATCGCCCCAATCCGGTGGAGCCATTGAATTTGAGAGTCAGGGGCATACACTGACTGAACATTGGGTGGATCATCGAGTTGGGAGCCACGGCACGACGGCGACGGATGATGTACTTTATGTGGCAGGCCACTCGTACTCGAGTCGAGCAGCAGCAGTGTGGCTACTGGCTAGGTGCCGAGCTGGCGCATTGGCCGGCCACGTGGTGCCGTCCCGCGTCGTCGCGGCCGAGGGGCCCGTGGGTTCACGTTGAATGGGCCGGCCGGGCACATGCTCCAACTCGAAGCAAAAGTCTACGAGGGCATCATCACGCGTATCAACCGATCGGTGACAAAGTCAAACCAACCACAACGAAAGATTCATCAACTAGCAACACATCCTATGTGTTTGGTTGCCTATATTTACTGATGCTTGCATCGCGGGATACAATGAGCTGATGTTTGTTGTTGTCAACCAGGCTCTACACATGTGAGGTGTGCGTTTGGTTACCTGCATGCAGATGTGGAGTCAGGCTCACACGATACTTAAAGCACTCTGGGCCAGGCTCTACAGGCGCGAGCAAATTGGTCGTATCTCTGGAGTCAGGCTCCCGCCGGCCTGGCTCATACAGCCTGGCTACCGGGAGAAGCCAACCAAACAGGCAAGATCATGTCTCGGATCATGCACGCTACAAAATCACGATCATCCAGACCCAAACGGCTAATCACAGTAAAAGTTGTGTCTCCGCTAAGGATTTATTCGGTTATTACCAATACACATGAATTAGATGAGGTTGAAAAAAATTAAGAAAAAGTTTGACTTTTTAGGATTCAAACTCATCCaattttagggggtgtttggtttatagagactaaacattagtccctctattttattctattttagttcataaattgttaaatagggaaactaaaatagagttttagtttctatatttagtaatttagggactaaaatggaataaaattgagagactaaaaattagtccccagaaaccaaacacccccttacttAATCCACATGTGTTGAGAGCTAACCCAACAAGCGCGTTGAACGCGGCAACCAGGTAGGTGGGCCGCCGGTCCGTTGAAGAAGGCCGAGCACGTAATGACGTCCCGGACGGCTAGACCCGGTCCACGAAGGCTCCTTGCTACGCTACCTCCGTCGTTATCATCATCCATCCCTCTTAACGCAAAGCGCGCACCAAATCGCACCTAACCATTTTCGCTAATCTCCCTCCACCGAGGAGAAAATTGGAATTCTGCCATTATCAAACTACGGATTCGCTCGAATGCCATTATGAGAACACGCTTCGTTATTACGCCATTTTTAAACACTGGCTTACAGATAAAATGCCATTTAGGGGGTTATTTGATAAAGTATCAACTGTTTGGACTGTTTTACCCCTAAAGTAAACTGCAGTCGCTCGTTCTCTGTCTCCAGTCGCGCAAAACACTTCATTCTCTCTGTTCTCCTCCTCTCGCTCCTTCTCTCTGTTCTGGACCGCGCCTGGGCAAGACGCACGCACGCCTGGGCTGCAGCACGCAGCAGCGGCGAGCTCCAGCACGCCGGCCGGGACCTCCTCTCTGCTCTCTGCATCGCACAGCACGCCGCCCGGGCTCCAGCGAGATCTCGGCTCCAGCACGCCGCCCACGGCGAGCTCCAGCACGCCGGCCGGGCTCCCCACGGCGAGCTCCAGCACGCCATCCGGACTCCCCACGGCGACCCTCGGCGGCCTGTTCCCCTCGGCGAGCTCCAGGTATGCATACGAGTTTTAGGCTTTAGGATTTAGGCTTTACACTTTAGGGTTTCTTCTGATTTGAGTTAGCATCAGCGGAGATCTCATATTATTGGTCACCAACAGTTGGCTAGATGGATTACAGCTGGAATGATTCTATGTACGGGTATGATTCTACATTTAATAACTTTTATAGAAATCGAATGAAGTAGTATGAttgtacatttttattttttattttcagTTTTGACGATGAGCTTCCGCCTAGCTTAGCATTGGTAGTACATCCTAGTGGTCGCCCAAAGGTTGGTATTGACTGGGACGCACTTCAAATTGTTGAGAGGCAAGATGAGGAAGGTAGGATAGAAATTGTTGATGATGACAGAATGTATGAGTTGATCGGTTTGAGAGCTGAGGATGAGGAAGGCTGGTGAAGCTTTAAAGATGCAAGAGGGTGATGATAATTGGGTATGGTTCATGAGCCAACTGAAAAAGGCAATAGGAGATCTTCCATTGCTTGCTGTATGTACAGATGCATGCAAAGGGTTAGAAAATGCAGTAAAACTTGTTTTCCCTCAGGCTGACCAAAGAGAATGCTTTAGGCATCTAATGCAGAATTTTGTTAAGAGGTTTGGAGGTGACATATTCTCTAAGATGTACCCTACAGCTAGGGCATATAGGTCAGAAGTTTCACAATTCTTTTACAATCAAGTTGTGGAAGCTTCCCCAGATGTAAAGAAATGGCTAGATACTTACCACAAGCTGAAATGGAGGAGGAGTCAGTTTAATCCTGCCATCAAGTGTGATTATGTCACCAACAATCTAGCTGAAGTCTTCAACAACTGGATTAAAGATTGGAAGGACCTTCCAGTTGTTGAGCTTGCAGACAAGTGTAGGGAGATGATAATGGTGTTGTGGGAGAAAAGGAGAAGAATTGGAGATAAACTTAATGGGAAGATCTTACCTGCTGTTTTACAACAATTGAAGGCAAGGACCAGAGGCCTAGGGCATCTATCAGTGACAAAGGCTGGTTTTTTCTCTGCACAGGTTGAGGACAACACAAACACTCACAACAGACATGTAGTGAAGTCATACTTGCATGAGTGTACATGCCTAGAGTGGCAGCACACCGGCAAACCTTGTCCACATGCATTGGCTTTGATTACAGCACAGGAGAGTGTGGATGTCGAATTGGAAGATTTTGTGCATGAATTCTACTCTGTACAAAGGTTCAAAAATGcatataagagaataattgaaccACTACCTGATAAGTCTCAATGGCCAACAGTGGATCTGCCCTATGCGGTTGCTGCACCACTTGACAAGAGAGGTAAAGGAAGGTATAAGAAACTAAGAATTAAGAGTTGTTTGGAAGGTGGGAATAGCAAAGGGAAAAAAGTAGCTACAGAGAAAGGCAAGGAAGCTGACAAGAATGCAGTACTAGAAGCTGACATGGAGGGTTCAAACCAATCTGAGAAGGGGAAAAGGAAGATGATTAGAGGCAAAAGAAAGTGCAAAAGATGTGGAGAATTAGGTCACAGTGAAACTAGCTACAAGTGCCCATTGAACGGAACAAAGAAAAGGTAAGTGATGAAATGTCTAATTTGAACGTGTGCACTGTTATATTTGTATCTAACTGTGCTGTCCAACTTGTAGGAAGAGAAAGCCTCGCATGAATAGAACAAAGTATGGGGATAATGCCAAAATCCCCAAAACTCGACTTCAACGAAGTGTCCAAGGTCAAGGTGCTGTCCAAGGTGAAGCTAATGTCGAACTTGAAAGTGTTCAAGATCATGGTGTTGTCCAAACTGAAGCTGATGTCCAACTCGAAGTTTCTCTTCCGGTTACACCAACAAGGGAGTCTATTTTACAGGACAGCCCAATCAGAGTCACTAGGAGGTAAACATATCATTACGATTATGTTGCATCAAGTCATTGTTGTCTCATTAAATTACTGGTCTTTATTTTTTTCAGTCGGCTTGCTATGCTACTGGGAGATGGACAGATTGATATCCAGTCACCTCCCAAGACTACAACTCCTAAGAAGATGCTAGTGAAGAAGCTCACACCAAGGAAGCTGAAGAAAATGTGACAAGATTGTAATAACCTGCTGATTTCTATGTTATCTAAGATTTTAGTAAGCTAGTGTTAGAAGTGAACCTTGTTATGCTATCAGATGAACTATATTTGGATGGATATCGTAGTTATTTTGAACCTTGTTATGCTATCAGATAAATTGTGTTCTTTCTGAAACTGTGTTCATTCAGTTAAGAATGGGAAACTGTGTTCTGAATTTCTTAAACTGTGTTCATTCAGTTAAGATCGACTACTTTTTCACTTTGATGTTTCCCTGCCCCTCGCTGTTCATTCAGTTCTGAATTTCTGGAGCTTGCCCTGGTGCGTGCGTGCTGGAGCTTGCCTGGTGCGTGCAGGAGCTTGCCTTGTGCTTGTCGTGGGAGAGGATGAGAGGAGGAGATAATGGCTGAGAGAACAGAGAGGAGCCTGGTTTGGTGTGGTGCGGTACAGAGAGGAGGAGAAAACGCGAGAGACAGAGAACAGAGAGGAGCTGTTTTAGTTTAGGGGTAAAATAGTCCAATTAGTTGATACTTTATCAAATAACCCCCTAAATGGCATTTTATCTGTAATCCAGTGTTTGAAAATGGCGTAATAACGAAGCGTGTTCTCATAATGGCATTCGAGCGAATCCGTAGTTTGATAATGGCATAAATCCAATTTTCTCCTCCACCGAGCCGGCCGAATCAAATCGAACCGCGGGCAGCGCGCACGCGCAGCGACTGCCGGCGATGGCGAGCCTCACCCTGCCGCCGGCGCCCCCCAACCCACGCCAGGACGCCATCGACCTCCACAAGGCCTTCAAAGGTGCGCGCTACTTTCCCCTCGGGTTCCAGCTCAAATTTCCGTCTGCCCCACGTTTCGTCGGGGTCCGCCACGGCTCTGTTGTTCGGTTTTCGTTTTCGGTCACATATCGTGGCTGAATGAACAGGGGATTATGCTAATTGATACGGGGGCGGAAAGCGCCGTTGTTATTTGGTTGCGTGGCGGTTGCCTTCCGCGCATGCGATTTCGGGGATGTGTCCGGGAGCTGGACGAAGCTAGAGTAGCAGAGTTCGCTGTTCCAGGGGGCTGGCTGGACTGAGTTCAGATGGCAGATGGGCAGGTGGTCGAGGAGGGTTCTGGTTATTAGAGGCTTTACATAGGCTACTCCCTATTTCACCTCTTTATCTCACTCCCTACTTCAAACAGCCTTCCCATTCCACCTCTTCTTATCTCACCCCTACTCCAAACTCAACTGTGCAGTCTACAGTGTTTTACACGGCCACACGCTACGCTGAGTACGGATGAAGTTATTGCGGTGATCAAGACATTTTTTTTGTTTTATCTGCCTACAACTACAATTTGAGGTCAAGTGTGTAGTGGATTAATATAAGGGCAATCCACGTGTGAGTTCCAGCCTTGAATAGTCTGTTCTTGGGTCAACTAGCACAATTCTGTTAGTGTAGGCGCCATAGACcatatgtctattagtatacagtGGCTGAGTGAAATGCATAGTAACTATAAGGCTCACATATAAGTTTCACATATATTAGAATTTCTTTTTAAAGAAAGCATGGTGTTGTTTTACATGCTCTAATATTTATGACTAAACAATATCTTAAGAGTGCACCGCACCAACTGCCCAAACAAAAGACAAAAAACCAGTTCAACTGCTTCTAGACTTGGAGGAATTTATTTGTTACTGACATGTATAACCCCTCTGCTCTTTTCTGTTTAGGGCTTATTTTGATTCTTGGCTAGTTGCGCCATAATTTGTCTTAGATTAGTCGGCCAAAttaaagaactaaccttagggAAAAAAAGTTAGGCAAACTAGGACAAACTAGGGAGGGcgcgaaccaaacagacccttagtatTTTTGACATTTTATGGCTTAGAGATGTGAATTTTACCATTATTGTAACTTTATATAAAAATGTGATTATGTGATCTCTTATATTTTTATCAACAAGATTCAAAATTGTTGTTTACAGTGAGTTTGGTTTGATATGCTTGAATGGCGACAACTGCTGTCTACAAGTTAGCATGAATTGTTGAACTTAGACATGTAATTGATTTCCAGTAATTGAGTGTTGTGCATGCTTTTATGCTTTTACTTAAATATCAAAGCCTTTTCCCATTACTGACTTGCAGGAGGTGGTCACTAAACACACTGACTTTCTTTATATTGTGCCTTGGTTGATGGTTGTCCAGGGTTTGGATGTGACAGTACAACAGTGATAAACATACTTACTCATCGCGATTCGGTGCAGCGTGGACTCATTCAACAGGAATACAGGGCTATGTATCATGAGGAACTCTCCCACCGTATTTCATCTGAACTCAGTGGAAACCACAAGGCATGAAAAGTTCTTGAAGGATTGTTCTCTTTATTAAATAATCAAATCGATAACCTAGCTGTAACAATATGTTTATTCAACTGTACCACATATTCACCAATGAGAACTGATGATTTGAATCAATTAGCTAAAAATGTGAACTTGTGCTGCTTCAATCATGAGTTTatgtttaatttatcaaaatcagtaTTTTAATATTTTAACTTCGTTTCATGTCGCTCTAGAAAGCTATGTCGCTGTGGATTCTTGATCCTGCTGGACGTGATGCAACTGTTTTGAGAGAAGCTCTAAATGGTGACACTATGGATCTGAGAGCAGCCACTGAGATTATATGTTCCAGGACACCATCACAGTTGCAAATAATGAAACAGACTTATTATGCTAGATTCGGTACTTATCTTGAGCATGACATTGCTCACCACACATCCGGTGATCACCAGAAGGTCCTGATCCTTATTACATAGAGTATCTGCCTTACATTCGTTCTACTTGATCTCATGCATCGTGATACATGAAAGATGTTTAAATTAATCACTTTTTATTCAACTTTTAGTATTACACTGTCCGGCATTAGGAAGGTGAATATTTGGCTATAATTCCTTTGGAACAACTTCCATGTGCTGCAAAATGACTGCATAATCTGCCATTATGAGTAATGTCTGAGATATCCTCACATCTAATCTGATGTCTGTATTGTATAAGACTAAGGGAATGCCCATTCTTCATTAACATATTGCAATTACTGATGTGAAGTTGCTTCAATTGCTTTTCTGTAGTCATTTATGCCTTTTACCGAATGCACACAGATATCTGTAGCATGAACTTCATGTGATGTGTGCCAATCAGTACTTTTTATAAGTTCGTAGTTAATatattttcaaatttaaattGCACTTTTTTCTGCCAGAAGAAATTAATGATATAATGTATATTTCAGCTTTTACTTGCATATATGGGGATTCCACGCTATGAAGGTCCCGAGGTTGATCCTACAATTGTGACACATGATGCAAAGGATTTGTACAAAGCTGGTGAGAAAAGGCTGGGTACGGACGAGAAGATTTTTATCCGTGTTTTCACTGAACGCAGTTGGGCACACTTGGCATCTGTTTCTTCTGCTTACCATCATATGTATGACCGGAAATTAGAGAAGGTGACACTTCTGTTCAGCACACTTCTGGAATGAACTTTTTTTATTCTCTGGAATTTTCAGTGACCTTTATATATGATAGGTTATCAAGAGCGAAACTTCTGGAAACTTTGAATTTGCACTTTTGACTATCCTCAGATGCGCGGAAAACCCAGCAAAGTATTTTGCTAAGGTATTGCACCCACGTCTTTTTCAGTAAAGAAGTATTGTAGCTTTTGAAATTCTGTGTAGGCACTGTAAAAAGGGTAGACCTAGTGTCGGCTtccacatgagtggggtctggTTTTTAAGGGATAAACTGAGGCAGGCCTTTTCTCTGCAAATGTTGAAAGGCTGCCTTGATCCCACGATCTGGTGACTCAGTGAGACAGCTCTCATCACTGCACCAGACATGCGTGGATATATAAAATCACCAATTGATTTAGGGTCAAGTTACATCTTGCTGATAGATTTAGCCATAGCCAACAGCTGTTCTTCTTTCTTATGAAATTGTAATTTAACATTTGGTGAAGCAAAGATCACTTGCTGAATACGACACTGATATTATACCACCCAGAGttgatatttgtatattttatttcttattttcAATTATATGTAACTTGCCACTATTCTAAAGTGTTATTTTCTGCTAATGCTGCGAAATGAGCATATTCTGTATTGCTCTCGTATATTCGGTGCCCATGACTCCTCTCCCCTCCTAGACTGTTCTATCCGTCTTCTTCATTTGGCCTACCCTAGTACTCCCCCCTTCCAATTTATATGTCGTTTGGCTTTTCTGGATATATAATGTTTATTGTGTATCTAGACATATAGAATATCTAGGTAGACATGTAGTATATCTATGTGTATATCAAAAGTTATGTATCTAGAAACCCCAAAACGGACAGAGGGTGGGTATCTTAAATATGGGAATGCTGCTGACCTGATGGAATATGCTATTAACATGAGATCACATGGCGCTATGTTAAAGCTATGTATGCAGTTTACTATGTATACAGAGGTTAGGATAGCATATTCGATCAACTCTTACTTTTTAACAAATATCTACGCATTTTGTTATCTTTGTCAAACCTCTTATGTTTACCACTGGTTTAAGACCTCTGTTTTCTCAGTTTGATACTTAAGTGACCAGTTTTCTTTTAATGACATGAATACAGCTCTTACGAAAGGCCATGAAAGGTTTAGGCACTGATGACATGACACTTATAAGGGTGGTGGTGACGAGGACCGAGATTGACATGCAATATATCAAGGCAGAGTACTTGAAGAAGTACAAGAAGCCATTAGCTGAGGCTATCAACTCCGAGACATCAGGAAACTATCGGACGTTCCTTCTTTCACTTGTTGGTCATGGCCATTAGGTTCGCCCTCTGGAGGCTGGAGCTACTGTGAGTATAGCATTTTTCAAACTGATCTCATATTCACTCTTGTGTTTTCCTCTTGTCAGGCTATGTTTCGACCATGGGACATGATATTTCTATCGATCCACCCTAAATGCAGCGACCTACCTGGAAAACTTATGATGTTGCCATTTATCTGTCGTGACTCCTGGATCTAACTGCCACATATCACATATGCGGTTCCTAGTATGCTTGTTTAAAGTATTCGTGTATATATTTCCATCCGGGTTTCTTGTTGGAAGATTCTGGATGGGATACCAGATCAGCTGTTGCTGGTC
This portion of the Zea mays cultivar B73 chromosome 2, Zm-B73-REFERENCE-NAM-5.0, whole genome shotgun sequence genome encodes:
- the LOC103647399 gene encoding uncharacterized protein encodes the protein MRKAGEALKMQEGDDNWVWFMSQLKKAIGDLPLLAVCTDACKGLENAVKLVFPQADQRECFRHLMQNFVKRFGGDIFSKMYPTARAYRSEVSQFFYNQVVEASPDVKKWLDTYHKLKWRRSQFNPAIKCDYVTNNLAEVFNNWIKDWKDLPVVELADKCREMIMVLWEKRRRIGDKLNGKILPAVLQQLKARTRGLGHLSVTKAGFFSAQVEDNTNTHNRHVVKSYLHECTCLEWQHTGKPCPHALALITAQESVDVELEDFVHEFYSVQRFKNAYKRIIEPLPDKSQWPTVDLPYAVAAPLDKRGKGRYKKLRIKSCLEGGNSKGKKVATEKGKEADKNAVLEADMEGSNQSEKGKRKMIRGKRKCKRCGELGHSETSYKCPLNGTKKRKRKPRMNRTKYGDNAKIPKTRLQRSVQGQGAVQGEANVELESVQDHGVVQTEADVQLEVSLPVTPTRESILQDSPIRVTRSRLAMLLGDGQIDIQSPPKTTTPKKMLVKKLTPRKLKKM
- the LOC100283225 gene encoding Annexin D5, translating into MASLTLPPAPPNPRQDAIDLHKAFKGFGCDSTTVINILTHRDSVQRGLIQQEYRAMYHEELSHRISSELSGNHKKAMSLWILDPAGRDATVLREALNGDTMDLRAATEIICSRTPSQLQIMKQTYYARFGTYLEHDIAHHTSGDHQKLLLAYMGIPRYEGPEVDPTIVTHDAKDLYKAGEKRLGTDEKIFIRVFTERSWAHLASVSSAYHHMYDRKLEKVIKSETSGNFEFALLTILRCAENPAKYFAKLLRKAMKGLGTDDMTLIRVVVTRTEIDMQYIKAEYLKKYKKPLAEAINSETSGNYRTFLLSLVGHGH